A window from Solanum stenotomum isolate F172 chromosome 7, ASM1918654v1, whole genome shotgun sequence encodes these proteins:
- the LOC125870482 gene encoding sodium-dependent phosphate transport protein 1, chloroplastic — MSAKAFLLSHYSFSPPNIPRRNFNVHNSFYDTSGSGRGRGRGRFRYGERELLIKRNSSSWKLWADVKSKPFKIADDDSSSLLRKEEDGDNSVGLPQEFPKRWVIVILCFSAFLLCNMDRVNMSIAILPMASEYNWTPTTVGLIQSSFFWGYLLTQIAGGIWADTVGGKAVLGFGVIWWSVATVLTPIAAKLGLPFLFVVRAFMGIGEGVAMPAMNNILSKWVPVSERSRSLALVYSGMYLGSVTGLAFSPFLIHEFGWPSVFFSFGSLGTVWFAVWLSKAYSSPLDDPTLLPEEKKLILSSSVSKEPVKSIPWKLILSKPPVWALIVSHFCHNWGTFILLTWMPTYYHQVLKFNLTESGLFAVLPWLTMAVTANVGGWIADSLVRRGTSVTVVRKIMQTIGFLGPAFFLTQLSHVDSPAMAVLCMACSQGSDAFSQSGLYSNHQDIAPRYSGVLLGLSNTAGVLAGVFGTAATGYILQHGSWDDVFKVSVGLYLVGTVVWNAFSTGEKIID, encoded by the exons ATGAGTGCCAAAGCATTTCTTCTCTCCCACTACAGCTTTTCTCCTCCCAATATACCTCGAAGAAATTTCAATGTTCATAATTCATTTTACGATACTAGTGGCAGTGGAAGAGGTCGAGGTCGAGGTCGATTTCGATATGGAGAAAGAGAGTTATTAATTAAGAGGAATAGTAGTAGTTGGAAGTTGTGGGCTGATGTCAAGTCAAAGCCCTTCAAAATTGCCGACGatgattcttcttctttattgaGAAAGGAAGAAGATGGAGATAACTCAGTGGGTCTACCGCAAGAGTTTCCAAAACGTTGGGTTATTGTCATTCTTTGTTTCTCCGCTTTTCTTCTTTGTAATATGGATAGAGTTAATATGAGTATCGCTATACTTCCCATGGCATCCGAGTATAACTGGACTCCTACTACTGTTGGTTTAATACAATCTTCATTTTTCTGGGGTTATCTTCTTACTCAG ATAGCAGGAGGTATATGGGCAGACACTGTTGGTGGCAAGGCTGTCTTGGGATTTGGAGTAATCTGGTGGTCTGTTGCTACAGTTCTCACGCCCATTGCTGCTAAGCTTGGATTGccctttttatttgttgttcgAGCTTTCATGGGAATTGGTGAG GGTGTTGCTATGCCGGCAATGAATAACATTCTCTCTAAATGGGTTCCTGTATCAGAAAGAAGTAGATCTCTCGCACTCGTCTATAGTGGAATGTATCTTGGATCTGTCACTGGCTTAGCATTTTCCCCATTCCTCATACACGAATTTGGCTGGCCTTctgtcttcttttcttttggttCTTTAGGAACTGTATGGTTTGCAGTATGGCTCAGTAAG GCGTACAGTTCACCCCTGGATGATCCTACGCTACTGCCTGAAGAAAAGAAGCTTATTCTTAGTAGCAGTGTTTCCAAGGAACCTGTTAAATCAATCCCTTGGAAATTGATTCTATCAAAGCCACCTGTATGGGCCTTGATAGTGTCTCACTTCTGTCACAACTGGGGGACATTTATTCTTCTTACCTGGATGCCAACATATTATCACCAG GTATTAAAGTTTAATCTTACAGAATCGGGACTTTTTGCGGTCTTGCCATGGCTCACAATGGCAGTCACTGCAAATGTTGGTGGGTGGATTGCAGATTCACTGGTGAGGAGAGGCACATCAGTGACTGTTGTCAGAAAG ATCATGCAAACAATAGGATTTCTTGGACCTGCTTTCTTTTTAACCCAGTTGAGCCATGTTGACTCTCCAGCAATGGCAGTTCTATGTATGGCATGCAGTCAG GGAAGTGATGCTTTTTCACAATCTGGTTTGTATTCAAACCATCAGGATATTGCTCCACGGTATTCT GGCGTACTCCTTGGACTATCCAATACTGCTGGGGTTCTAGCTGGTGTTTTTGGCACAGCAGCGACTGGTTACATCTTGCAACATG GTTCTTGGGATGATGTCTTTAAGGTTTCAGTTGGGCTTTACTTGGTTGGAACAGTAGTTTGGAATGCCTTTTCGACTGGTGAGAAGATCATTGATTGA
- the LOC125870483 gene encoding josephin-like protein, translated as MSQNMDEGEVKIYHERQRLQFCLLHSLNNLFQGKDTFTRSDLNKIAEKLDVDDPNKGSWNPVSLVFRPHHNEITGNYDINVLIAALQQKAKTVVWHDKRNGASSIDLDGTDDRLMGIVLNVPVTKFSGLWRSRHWVTLRCIQGVWYNLDSDFIAPYAFKDTQQLREFLDRIITAGAEVLLVMNDKQ; from the exons ATGTCGCAGAATATGGATGAAGGGGAAGTAAAAATATATCACGAGAGGCAAAGATTACAGTTTTGCCTCTTACATTCTCTTAACAATCTCTTCCAG GGAAAAGATACATTTACAAGAtctgatttaaataaaattgctGAGAAACTTGATGTGGATGACCCTAACAAGGGAAGCTGGAATCCTGTATCACTTGTTTTTAGACCTCATCATAATGAAATCACCGGGAACTATGATATCAACGTATTGATTGCAGCGCTCCAACAGAAAGCCAAAACTGTTGTTTGGCATGATAAGCGAAATGGGGCTTCTTCAATTGATCTTGATGGAACTGATGATCGGCTCATGGGAATTGTTCTTAATGTTCCTGTTACAAAGTTTAGTGGCCTTTGGAGAAGCAGACATTGGGTTACGTTAAGATGTATTCAGGGGGTTTGGTATAATCTAGACAGTGATTTTATTGCTCCTTATGCTTTTAAAGATACCCAACAACTTAGGGAGTTCTTGGATCGTATCATTACTGCTGGTGCTGAGGTTTTACTGGTCATGAATGATAAACAAtaa